In the genome of Candidatus Effluviviaceae Genus V sp., the window AGGGCTCTTCGGGACCCTTCCGATGTGCTTCTCGTCGCGGTGACCAAGACGGTCGAGCCCCCGCGCATCATTGAGTGCATCGAGTCCGGGGTGACGGCCATCGGGGAGAACCGCATCCAGGAGGCCGAGCGCAAGTTCGTAGACCTTCCGGCGGCCGAGCGTCACATGGTCGGACACCTGCAGCGCAATAAGGTGCCCAGGGCGCTCGAGCTCTTCGATATGATCGAGTCGGTCGACAGCCCGAGGCTGGCCCGCGAGATATCGAAGCGCGCGTCGGCGGCCGACCGTACGGTGGATGTCCTCATAGAGGTCAACACCTCCGGTGAGGAGTCGAAGTACGGGTTCCACCCGGACGAGGCGGTCGACAGCATCGGCGAGATGGCGGACCTCAAGGGCCTCCGGATCCTGGGACTGATGACGGTCGGCGCCTTCGAGGCCGACCCGGACGACGTCAGGCCCTCGTTTCGGACGCTCCGCGGCATCCGTGACGCGGTCGAGGAGGCCGTCATCCCCGGCGTCAGAATGGACCATCTGTCGATGGGAATGACGAACGACTTCGAGGTAGCTATCGAGGAAGGCGCGACCATCAT includes:
- a CDS encoding YggS family pyridoxal phosphate-dependent enzyme, whose amino-acid sequence is MSVRENVLQVRERIAAAADRALRDPSDVLLVAVTKTVEPPRIIECIESGVTAIGENRIQEAERKFVDLPAAERHMVGHLQRNKVPRALELFDMIESVDSPRLAREISKRASAADRTVDVLIEVNTSGEESKYGFHPDEAVDSIGEMADLKGLRILGLMTVGAFEADPDDVRPSFRTLRGIRDAVEEAVIPGVRMDHLSMGMTNDFEVAIEEGATIIRVGRAIFGERQ